One genomic segment of Besnoitia besnoiti strain Bb-Ger1 chromosome VII, whole genome shotgun sequence includes these proteins:
- a CDS encoding putative ATP-citrate lyase (encoded by transcript BESB_079330), whose product MALSIREADAKRLLWTPLPASVSASEVAQTPLSGLLNGNAPFGTSAKTTPSASGSFLQGVCVAVDTTTDLDELPSAHPWLLTSRLTVKPDVLLKRRGKSGLVKLNLSWEEAQKELKQLMGTSFTTQGLTGELDHFIVEPFFPHDESTNEFYVAVRTLRSGDEVLFSHRGGVNVGNVDEHANRVLVPIENRARKQSTEEAATGAQSGQTTRDLNGIVQPAPNAGVFAARSEPSTSGMAATKDAKNEGMNGSAENATPRRQAQWEKGQRDGSECHYTQEELERLFATLVVDVAAEEVRNALPRFLAELYRQFCEMHFSFLEINPFCFDASTQTFAILDCAAKLDHTADFICDKKWGDVSFPSPFGRRFTEEERYVRELDSKTGASLKLTVLNPKGRIWTLIAGGGASVVYADTICDLGLGHELCNYGEYSGAPSEVTTYEYTKTILGMMTAPDSYRQEGKVLLIGGGIANFTNVADTFRGIIRALREFREQLRAFKVRIYVRRGGPNYQEGLKRMREVGEELNIPVKVFGPETYMTSIIPFALQDDAGSGADASGLGENGQTGGPSQANGVVACTPATMNDMIGDLATHHGWDISLSSDSGAPGNTPAGSSRAVHSMAEATSVGISPVTPSADGRDAFFAHGGQLSTWHEMTMEEVEKNPHFEKYIQAFLAQQKATSARSPEGSATPEKTASSESLSGLLNALQRPNLFTNETRCFVWGLQSRAVQEMLDFDHACGRKKPSVAAIIYEFAVSHSRSFYFGTEEVFLPVYQSLQEAVDRHHDVSVLVNFASMRSAASVTRLALDVAPQLRTIVVIAEGVPERVARQLATETHERGVCLIGPATVGGIKSGAFRIGNTGGTLENVMNARLYRPGSVGCVTKSGGMLNEMNNILSIVSDGTYEAIAIGGDRFPGTSMLDHLLRFEKNPDIKLLVLLGEVGGGMEYEVIEAIKDGRLTKPLIAWCVGTCASLFSTEVSFGHAGAWAGSQREHASAKNAALKAAGVFVPSSFHEFGKSIRQVYVQLVKQGVITPRREVPVPRIPMDYAWAKKLGLVRKPKGFVSTISDDRGEELVYAGWPISKVLGDQLGVGGVISLLWFKRPLPDYCYRYLERVLMLTADHGPAVCGAHNVIVTSRAGKDLISSLISGLCTIGDRFGGACDQAAQQFLGAFTRGTTPADFVAEMKRQNKLIMGIGHRVKSVHNPDMRVQLLKTFCKSSFPQTPLIDYAEQVEQVTTKKKDTLILNVDGLIGVSMCDMLFHCGHFTENEAKDYINNGCINGLFVLGRSIGFIGHFLDQKRLKQGLYRHDVDDIAYVLPDWSSADKKA is encoded by the exons ATGGCGCTCAGCATCCgggaggcggacgcgaagcGTCTGCTGTGGACTCCCTTGCCTGCCTCAGTTTCCGCATCGGAAGTCGCCCAAACGCCCCTTTCGGGTTTGCTGAACGGCAACGCGCCCTTCGGGACTTCAGCGAAAACGACCCCTTCCGCGTCGGGGTCGTTCCTCCAAGGTGTCTGCGTGGCTGTTGATACCACTACGGACTTGGACGAACTGCCAAGTGCTCATCCGTGGCTTCTTACATCGCGTTTGACTGTCAAGCCGGATGTTTTGCTTAAGAGACGAGGCAAGAGCGGCCTCGTGAAACTGAATCTGTCGTGGGAAGAAGCGCAAAAGGAGTTGAAGCAGTTGATGGGGACGTCGTTCACCACACAGGGACTTACAGGTGAGCTCGACCACTTCATTGTCGAACCGTTTTTCCCACACGACGAGTCGACGAACGAGTTCTACGTGGCGGTCCGCACGttgcgaagcggagacgaggtCCTTTTCTCGCACCGAGGGGGCGTGAATGTCGGGAACGTGGATGAGCACGCAAACCGGGTCCTCGTGCCAATCGAAAACAGGGCGAGGAAACAAAGCAcggaagaagcagcgacggGTGCACAAAGCGGCCAAACGACGAGAGATTTGAATGGCATCGTGCAGCCCGCCCCAAATGCTGGAGTTTTTGCTGCGCGTTCCGAGCCCTCTACCTCCGGCATGGCTGCCACCAAGGACGCAAAGAATGAGGGCATGAATGGCTCAGCGGAGAATGCCACGCCCAGGCGACAGGCACAATGGGAGAAGGGGCAGAGAGATGGCAGCGAGTGTCACTACACGCAGGAAGAACTGGAAAGACTCTTTGCCACGCTCGTCGTCGATGTTGCGGCTGAGGAAGTGAGGAACGCGCTGCCCCGCTTCCTTGCAGAGCTGTACAGACAGTTCTGCGAGATGCACTTTTCCTTCTTGGAAATCAACCCCTTCTGCTTCGATGCATCGACACAGACGTTTGCGATTCTCGACTGCGCCGCCAAACTTGACCACACAGCCGACTTTATCTGTGACAAGAAATGGGGCGACGTCAGCTTTCCAAGCCCGTTCGGCAGGCGCTTCACGGAGGAGGAAAGATATGTCCG GGAGCTGGACTCGAAGACCGGCGCGAGTCTGAAGTTGACGGTACTGAACCCCAAAGGGCGCATTTGGACGCTGATTGCAGGCGGGGGGGCCTCCGTGGTGTATGCGGACACCATCTGCGACTTGGGCTTGGGTCATGAACTGTGTAACTACGGCGAGTActcgggcgcgccgtcggAAGTCACGACGTACGAGTACACCAAGACGATTCTCGGCATGATGACTGCGCCAGACTCGTATCGCCAAGAGGGCAAGGTCCTGCTGATTGGCGGAGGCATCGCGAACTTCACCAACGTCGCCGACACGTTCCGAGGCATCATTCGCGCGTTGCGTGAATTCCGCGAGCAACTGCGCGCCTTCAAAGTGCGCATCtacgtccgccgcggcggcccgaACTACCAGGAGGGCTtgaagcgcatgcgcgaagTCGGCGAAGAGCTGAACATCCCCGTGAAGGTCTTTGGACCCGAGACGTACATGACTTCCATTATCCCTTTCGCGTTGCAGGACGATGCCGGCTCCGGTGCGGATGCGAGTGGTTTGGGAGAGAACGGCCAGACAGGCGGCCCAAGCCAGGCTAACGGCGTGGTTGCATGCACGCCGGCGACCATGAACGACATGATCGGCGACCTCGCGACCCACCACGGGTGGGATATCAGCTTGTCGTCTGACTCAGGCGCACCTGGAAACACGCCGGCTGGATCTAGCCGAGCGGTGCATTCGATGGCCGAAGCGACGTCCGTGGGGATTTCGCCTGTGACGCCGTCGGCTGACGGGCGGGATGCGTTCTTTGCGCACGGCGGGCAGCTGAGCACGTGGCACGAAATGACGATGGAGGAAGTGGAGAAGAACCCGCACTTTGAAAAGTACATTCAGGCCTTCTTGGCtcagcagaaggcgacgagcgcaCGCTCGCCAgagggcagcgcgacgccggagaaGACCGCGTCGTCAGAGTCGCTCTCTGGGCTGCTGAACGCTCTGCAACGGCCCAACCTTTTCACAAACGAGACCCGGTGCTTCGTCTGGGGGCTGCAGTCGCGCGCGGTGCAGGAGATGCTGGACTTCGACCACGCCTGCGGCCGGAAGAAGCCGTCGGTGGCGGCGATCATCTACGAGTTCGCTGTTTCCCACTCGCGGTCGTTTTACTTTGGCACCGAAGAAGTGTTTCTGCCCGTCTACCAGTCTCTGCAGGAGGCAGTCGACCGCCATCACGACGTCTCTGTTCTTGTCAACTTTGCGTCGATGCGGTCGGCCGCCTCGgtcacgcgcctcgcgctcgacgtggcgccgcagctgcgcacgaTTGTAGTCATCGCCGAGGGCGTTCCTGAGCGCGTAGCCCGTCAGCTGGCGACTGAGACGCACGAGCGGGGAGTCTGCCTTATCGGCCCCGCAACTGTGGGCGGGATCAAAAGCGGCGCTTTTCGCATTGGAAACACTGGCGGGACGCTGGAGAACGTGATGAACGCGCGTCTGTACAGACCCGGGAGCGTCGGCTGCGTGACTAAGTCGGGAGGCATGCTGAACGAAATGAACAACATCCTGTCCATCGTCAGCGACGGCACGTATGAGGCCATCGCCATCGGCGGCGACCGATTCCCTGGAACGTCGATGCTGGACCATCTGCTTCGCTTCGAGAAAAATCCAGACATCAAGCTGCTGGTGCTGCTAGGAGAAGTCGGCGGGGGCATGGAGTACGAGGTGATTGAAGCCATCAAGGACGGCCGCCTCACCAAGCCGCTGATCGCGTGGTGCGTCGGgacctgcgcctcgctcttctccACGGAGGTTTCCTTCGGCCACGCCGGTGCGTGGGCGGGAAGTCAACGCGAACACGCGTCCGCAAAGAATGCGGCTCTGAAGGCCGCCGGTGTCTTCGTGCCTTCGTCGTTCCACGAATTCGGAAAGTCAATCAGacaggtgtatgtacagctTGTCAAGCAGGGCGTGATCACACCCCGGCGCGAGGTGCCCGTTCCGCGCATCCCCATGGACTACGCGTGGGCGAAGAAGCTCGGCTTGGTTCGCAAGCCGAAGGGTTTCGTCTCCACCATTTCGGATGATCGCGGTGAGGAGCTCGTCTACGCAGGATGGCCGATTTCCAAGGTCCTGGGCGACCAGctgggcgtcggcggcgtgaTTTCGCTGCTCTGGTTCAAGCGGCCTCTGCCCGACTACTGCTACCGCTATCTGGAGCGCGTTCTCATGCTCACCGCAGACCACGGCCCGGCGGTGTGCGGCGCACATAACGTCATCGTCACGTCGCGCGCCGGAAAAGACTTGATTAGCAGCTTGATCTCGGGACTGTGTACAATTGGCGATCGCTTTGGGGGCGCGTGCGACCAGGCTGCGCAGCAGTTCCTCGGCGCATTCACCAGGGGCACAACGCCTGCAGACTTTGTCGCAGAGATGAAGCGACAGAACAAACTGATCATGGGCATTGGCCACCGCGTGAAGTCCGTGCACAACCCTGACAtgcgcgtgcagctgctgaagaCATTTTGCAAGTCGAGCTTCCCCCAGACGCCACTGATCGACTACGCCGAGCAGGTGGAGCAGGtcacgacgaagaagaaggacacGTTGATTCTCAACGTCGATGGTTTGATCGGCGTGAGCATGTGCGACATGCTCTTCCACTGCGGACACTTCACCGAGAACGAAGCAAAAGACTACATCAACAACGGCTGCATCAACGGACTCTTCGTCTTGGGCAGATCTATTGGATTCATCGGCCACTTCCTCGACCAGAAACGCCTCAAACAGGGCCTGTACAGACACGACGTCGACGACATTGCCTACGTCCTACCTGACTGGAGCAGCGCCGACAAAAAAGCATGA